AGCTGCAAATcattaatcaaaatcaaatcaaatcaaaatcaaagaaaaaaaaaaggcgaATTAGAAGGTGGGCTGTGGAAGTTAACACAGCTTACAAGAGAACCAACCTCCACGAGGAGTTGTGCATGAATCACTGACTTCTGTCTTAAAGGCACCCTTTCCAAGTGAAAATATGCCTTCCTTACTGCTGACTCCTTTAGATGCAGGAATTGAGCAGCCCCCAAATACCTTTCTTCTTTTAAACGAAGATCTCTGCACCCTTTGACGAGTGTAACACATCTTCCTCACAAGTTTCGATTCTGCAtctgagaagaaaaataaacaaaagaaatagttAATATCGGCAGTTAACAGCCAAGAAATACATTTTGTGATTAAAGAAGAGCATAAAAAACCTTACCATTGTTACCGAGCTCCCCAGCTTTTGATGTTGTTAGAGCTGCCTTCCAGTGCCTAGACGCCAAAAGTTTTCTTATCCTACGGTTACCTACGCGCTGCAACCTAGATGCCCTATAAGTCATCATACTAGGATGTGTACACCTGAACAAgttttcatcatcatctctaTCTACAACAGCATTACGCGACTTGGGAGAGGAAACAGCACAAGCAATGCGATTACTGTAAAGAGGAGCCTCAACACTGCTATCTGAGCTAACAAATAGCGGAGGCTTGACATCCAATTCCATTGGATCCTCAAGAGTACATATTTTATGAGCTTCAGAAGATTCAGCAGAGCCAGTAAAATTTTTCCCACTGCTGCATTTCCAAGGGACTAATCCAGGAGAACTTCGTAAATCTCTGTTGTTACCATCATCCACTGAACGCTTGGAAAAACCATCCTTACTGAATCCATCATTCTTCATAGAGATAGAAGCATGTTCGGAGATTGTCGCTTTTGGAGAATTTGACTGTCCTTTAATTTGACAGCTAACTGGCCTTTGCACTAAAACCTCAGAAACAAATGCACTCTTATTACAACTTCCCTGATCATAAGGCTCAGGTTTGACTGGTTTATCCATATTACTTTCTACTTTGACAGTATGCTTTGGAGAAGCAGGGCAAGGTGTTTCAGTTGCATTATTCAGGATTGAAAAATTCTCCTTTTCTAGTAACAAATCTCCGGCAACAGCAGCGAGCAAGTCAAATGCACACATCTGACTCTCCTCGACCTTCTTCCTAACTGACCGCTTACCCTACAAAATTCATGTGGATCAATTATGCAAAGCTCGATCAACAAACATAATGAACGCTAATTCAAGGTACATACCCTGGCTGATTTTGGAACTTGAGGCATCACTGGGATTGGATAGCCACAGGATCCATAGTCTGACCTTTTCTGAAACACCATTTCTTACAAAACCATACCAATCCAAAACTCAAAATCTGAGTACCATACAATCCACTTGGATGGATAACTTCCCTCAAAATCCAATAATTGAAAGGAAATGTCTGATAATTGAATTAACAGATGAGAAAGATAATCAGGAAGCAAGCCTGCAATAGACCAGAGAGGTCAATCCTAATGTTGCTGACAAAAATCCAAAAAGGGCAATCAAAAGTAGACCCCAAGCGTGTTACAAGAACAATTGAATTTTggtaaaaaattatagaatatCAATCAATATAGAACTCAGATCCAGCAAAAACCCCACAAAGCCTCAAGCTTTATAAACAAAATCACAGGCATTCATATCAATAATAAATGCAAGTGTATTAATTCATGGTAAACaatcaacagaagaagaagacttaGACAAAACAGAAAAAGCACATCCGTAAAAGGAAAAGGCAAGAgttttaaatgaattggatcATCACAATGATATACGCAAGGTAGACGGTGGGAAAGAAAGTAGGATTTATGGAGCACCACCTCAAACCCAAAACcacataaaaaccatagaatCCTGAATGAAGATCATCACTTTGGGGTGAAATCAGATCAAAGGTCTCACCTTTGAGAGTTATGGATAAATCCTAGATCATCTCCAACATTTTGAAACAATTCGTCAAAACTAAGACAAGATAGAACaagatttaaaaacatattcatTAATCTCCTGCAAACAAAGATCAAAACAGAaacatttttcttcatctcctGGAAAACCAAAAACACGTAAAAAGATGATTCAAACGCACGCAAAAGAATCCTCGCACTGGAAGGAAAACCAAGTTCCAGATCCAAATTCCCAGAACACAAAATCCAACCGAAAAAAACTGATGAATTCTATCAAACCAGATCCGATCCCGACCACATTCAAATCACCAGTAAATCGAAAACTCAGAACAAGAACAAAATCCCATTCCAATTGCCTCACAATTCACCATAGATCCCATCATAACCCCAAACAAAAATCCCATAAACCCACCAATAATTCCAATCTTCACCAGAACAAgaattaagaattaaaaaaaaaaaagagcaaaataaaaccaaatcccaTCCTCAATATATTCCCCATAAAAAATGCGACAAAATTCAACACACTCACCTGAAAAACAAGTACAATAACCACACCAAATCCTCTGGGCAAAGCCAGGCTCTGGCGAAGAGATCAATAAACAAAGCCGACAACGAGAGATGAGCAGCAATCTCTCACAACACGATGATCTCGATCAGAACTAGAAATTCAAATCCTTCAATCTTCTTGTCGGATTCCCGTTCCTAAAATTCGCTATTTTGGAGCCAAACCTTCTGTTTTCGTTcgttctctttttttttttaatatttttttttaaaaatttcttttatttttctctcccCAAAACCCCTGAAAACTACCACCTTTCTCTTAAACCCACATACTCTTATACCTTTGACCAACCCCCACTCACCGAACCGTCCGGTAAAAACCCCGCCTAACGACCGTTTCTTCATGTCCATCCCCCTCTTGATTCACGCCACGTGTCCATATACGTGATCATAGGGTGTCCAGGAAATATACATCACCGTAATAAATGggtatttttgatatttaataatttattttttaaagttaattttaGCTGGCATGAAGGGAGTGGATTCAGGGGAAAATGGGGTTAagaaatatgtaattatatatatatatatatatttgtggttGTGTACTTACTATTGTGGATGAGAATATTCTTTGGTCCTTGGTTCTCATGTCCGCATCTGAGAAATTTATGCGgaattttttatctattaatcaataaattcagCAAAATTATACCTTAccgaataataataataaaaataataataattattattattaaattttaaaaaaatagccaCATAGGAATAAAGTGACGGATGTCAAGCTCAAGAGTAGATAAGGCGGGGCAGTGCATGTGGTTagttatttctttaattattattcaataataataagtaaagcatttttattttttattttttatttaatttttgtaatttttactaCGGCAGCACGCGAGACACGATGGGGTTGACGGTTATCCGGTCACGCGCAACGGGCGGGCCGCCTTGATAAGCCGGTAATCCAGGTCGAGACTGACACGTGTCAGTTTTAACCACGTCTTCTGCTTTCCCGTAAAGAACTGCAGTCGTTAACCCAACCAGCCAACCTCCCTGCTTCTTTGGATCTCAGCCGTTAGTTCCATGAATCTAAATCCACGTGATCGGCTAAAATAGATCGCCAagtcatttataaaaataaataaatatactatataataaatatctataaaatttttaaaatctaaaatataaaataatttttatggtcgaagttgtttaattatattattttataatataatattggCTCAAAACTactcacaaaatttaaaaaactatgaTGTAAAACCAGAAAAAATacttagtatatatatattgtatagcCTAGTAATATTGCCTCTTTTTCTGGTTGTAAATAAACGTTTACATTTTGAATCTTATAATACTGGGTGAGAGAGCATGAGCTTACATCCCGAATCTTATATTACCGGGTGAGGGCGCACGAGCTGGACAATAAATTTCCGACCCGTGTGCGTGCCCCTGTGCttgtcatttatatatatatatatatatatataagaaatctaCATAAGAGAGGTAGCTTGACGTAAAAGGTAGCAAGGAACCGGTCAAATGAAGCAATGTTAAGGTCCCAGACTTCCCGTTCAAGgggatagaaaaaaaaaggtaaaagagAGTGTACACTGTATAGAGGTTTGCCAGGTTGGGGGGACCAGCTTATCCTATCCCTTGTTAGGGATTGCTTGGATGGAGGTATAAGAAGGTTTCATAAAGGAAAGTAAGGTAAGGTAATGGAAGGTAAAAGAAAGTTTTAAACCTTTCATTGCTTGGGAtaaggtaaggtaaatggaggttttgaaatcttgttgtgtttggtttgaaggtaaTTGAAGGTAAGGTTATAtagtaatattactaaattacCCTTAGGATGAAAGACAAAAAATTGTAACTTTATTTACAATTACATGAAACCTATACATCATTCACTTCATTGTTTATGTAAATCTCACCtttaattattactatattaattaatattattaattaatataataatattaattattatattaattatgttatttaataatattattattaataatattaataatgatattaattaatataataatattaattatattaataatataataatattaactaatataattaatataataattattataattattattataataataattattattattaataatattaattaatacaattataaaattaatattatataataatattaatataacaatattaatttgtatgattgaataatataataatattcattaatagtattatattattaattaatcaaatatcttgtaatttttgtaaatgagtatgggcattttggtcaataaaaaaatattggtactcaaaacctccataaccctccaatttggagggttgagaaatgagagaaaagtgGAGGTTTTGAAACCTCCATtaacccctctcaacccttacCTCCCCCTAAAACCTCTTATCCAAacatgggtttttaaaaacccttccCTTACCTTACCCCCAAAAACCTCCAACCAAGCAAACCCTTAAGGGCCAGCAGGTGTTCATTGGTTGTTCTATTGGCATTTGGCAGCACGTGATGGACATTTACAGCCATGCATGGTAGCTAAGCCATTACAGTCTCACAAACCCCTTCCCAGATCCACTCTTGTGGGAACTTCATCAATGATTCAATGCCaatatattgtatttttgtaGTACTGTAAACACACACACTCTATCCAAATTTCTGTAAAACTAACAATGTGATATTTCATGTGGATTGaaccaaagtttttttattttattttctatataaaaaaaatgtggacAAAGACAAACCATTTGAAAAGGAATAAACTCTAACCCTCTATCCATCATAGAGATTTGACactatttgtttaataaaataaattaattataatttaagagATATTAGTGATAATAAATTAAGAGTAAATTAGAGGGTTCAAAACgtaattttttctaaagtcttttgcatataaatatatatagttaataacTTAATGGCATATAGTAACACAGTGGACAGATGATAAACCTATAAATCCTACCCACCACCCAACTAAAGGCAAGAAAACAAAGCCTAAAGGTTGTGTCTATAAAGAAGAGTACTCAATCCTAAACCGCTCAATCTTGATTGAACGTCTCAGGATACTCGATCTCACTAACAATTGTATTACCAACCTTTGGAAAATAAAGTACCAAAGAAATGGAACAGGAATGGAAGGATGATAGCCCAAATACAATTATTAAATGAGTAATCAATCAGATAGGCATGTTATATAATGCAAGCATATTCATGTTGGGGTCTGGAATCAGGATATGAGATCTAAATCTCAGCAACCGGCTTTTTTTAACAAGTAATGGTGTCCCACAGTCTTGACAAACACTAACCATCTAAAGTTAGTTGGGTTCTTTTTGTATTGCTttccttgtgttttttttttttttcttcaaaagggACATAGTCCTTTAGTACTGCAGATGGGACTAGAACTATCCAcacaagaaaaaatatatttagggaaAATAAAAGTGGGCAGTGTACTTCCAAGaaattcagaaattaaaagaataaacaaTTAATTGATCCTTTGAATAATTGGTTGTACAGTCAGACTCAACAAACACTAAGTGCCAACTTTTGGTTTACATCTCGTGCTTCGAATTTTATGTGTGATCAACATCGAAAAATTGTTTAGTGTTCTGAGTTTAAATTAATAGTTTCTTTTTGTACTACAACTACAACTCTAGAAATTCATGTCAGTACATCAAAGCTTAGAGAATACTACACGGCAATGAGAGTTCACATGTTGAAATTCAACAGCAGCCAGCGAACATGAATTCCAGAGTTTggaaattaaattaagaaattgGATAAGTGAATGACAAGTACCATCTCATCAAAGCAAAGCATAAAATGTGGGACTTTTCTATACACATCACTATCCATGAATAAAAGATGTAGTGTTATCTTGAAGGACTACTCTTTGCATTGTGACATTTGCATTAGAATAACAATTGAATCACAGGTTCATTTCACATGAAAAAAACTACTTTGACATTTC
The DNA window shown above is from Dioscorea cayenensis subsp. rotundata cultivar TDr96_F1 chromosome 12, TDr96_F1_v2_PseudoChromosome.rev07_lg8_w22 25.fasta, whole genome shotgun sequence and carries:
- the LOC120274092 gene encoding telomere repeat-binding protein 5-like — protein: MVFQKRSDYGSCGYPIPVMPQVPKSARGKRSVRKKVEESQMCAFDLLAAVAGDLLLEKENFSILNNATETPCPASPKHTVKVESNMDKPVKPEPYDQGSCNKSAFVSEVLVQRPVSCQIKGQSNSPKATISEHASISMKNDGFSKDGFSKRSVDDGNNRDLRSSPGLVPWKCSSGKNFTGSAESSEAHKICTLEDPMELDVKPPLFVSSDSSVEAPLYSNRIACAVSSPKSRNAVVDRDDDENLFRCTHPSMMTYRASRLQRVGNRRIRKLLASRHWKAALTTSKAGELGNNDAESKLVRKMCYTRQRVQRSSFKRRKVFGGCSIPASKGVSSKEGIFSLGKGAFKTEVSDSCTTPRGANGQLSSRIGQKALCESGDFHVKFSIKSFKVPELLIEIPETATVGSLKRTVMETVTAFLEGGLHVGVLLQGKKVRDDNKTLLQAGISHGDKIDNLGFTLEPNLRQAPETLTGPEHPHLLLPCDTVEPQPLSRIPAITAPTSVSRPSAVEPILTSLGPESDHDSVHSPTSESVQDNPTATNSRALVPVPDMDVKALAVVPLCKSKRSELVQRRIRRPFTVSEVEALVQAVEKLGTGRWRDVKIRAFDHAKHRTYVDLKDKWKTLVHTAKISPHQRRGEPVPQELLDRVLSAHAYWSQQQAKLQMKTSPAEARLLL